The Brachyhypopomus gauderio isolate BG-103 chromosome 1, BGAUD_0.2, whole genome shotgun sequence genome includes the window GTGCAGTTCAAGTGGCCTTGGACTAACAGTATTAGCACTGTTAGAGTACCTACCTCACATGCTAACACcttaaacattaatttacaaataaaaaGAGCTATAGGGTGGCTTTTTTTTACCACTTTCAAAGCAGGATTTGCAAAGAGCTTTTACAGATAGTCACTTCCCTCTGCACCTGACTAGACCAGGACTAAACCATCAAGAGGCCATTGGTACACCAGCACCAACCATAACCACACCAGCACCAATCCATCAAGTGACCAGTGACACATCAGTGAAGACTAGTGAACAAAGCTGTATTTGTTCTACAACAACAGGTGTGTCTTAGCATGAAAAGGACTCGAGGACAGAAAAGACTGATTTAGTCTGTATGAGACTAATGCTGTTACTCTGTCCACAGAAACAGAGGCAAGGACAGGTCTAATAACTCCAACCTACTGTAGACGTAACTCAACTATAATGTTGTTACGGCAAAGTCACAAGATCAAAATGGCTGAAATGTACACACTATTCTAATATATCTGGTTACAGATTAATAGCCAGTGAAAGTCATGGTTATGGATGATTATGATTTGGAGAGTAGCAGCTTCCAATTTCTCTCTCACAGCCAAATGATTTCATGATAATGATCCGTTAACTACAAAAACCTGACATAGCCTATGCACAGTGGTTTACCAAATTACTAGCTGTCACTCAAAATGTTTACCCTAAGAACACACTTCTCAAAGGCCTGGAATTTCGTACTCAGATTATGAAGATATCACGTAGCACTAAGGATGGTGTTCACATCTTCTGTTTTCACTTGTGGTTTCACAGATTTTTACTTCTAAAATCCAGTCCTTAATTTAGAATGTTTGAGAAGATTTTGGAACAAAGCTACATTTGTCTTTAACAATTGTCATTCCAAAATTACGTCTAAAACAAGCATATTTTCTCccaaaatctttaaaaaaactaaatatGTTACTGCTTTCCGTGAAATAAATTAGCTATTTACGCTGTTATAGCAGACGGTAGTATCAGAACTACGTGTAGTATGTCAACAACTAAACATGTATTTCTCTTTTTAAAAGTATTTTAAGTTTCAAGCTGTAGTTCTATTCCAACTCACACATGTTTTTATGTAGAATTAAGTCATAGATAGTCATAGACTAAAAATTCAGACTAAATTAAAGCCAAAAGATTTAACCATGTTCCTGTCAGCCTCAACTAGGGCGAGTTTCGCCGCGACTTATCACAGGCACATATCCTTATCGCTCATTTTATTAGTCACTTATTACCTTCGTACCAATCGAAAAACATACATTCTACAATCACAATAATCATAAGAATCTTACCTATTTCCTTAATTTGAACATTGGTGTCGAAAAGAGATTGACTCTTTCGATTCAAAAAGTTTAGAGAGCCCTTCTTCATAGTATTGTAGCCTGTTTTGTTAAGACAGAAGTTCAGAACAGCTTAATGTGCATTAAAGTTCATTGTTTAACGAGAGTGTTAATTTCCCGGGGCTTGATGGCGACTTCGGTGAGTCGGCAGGTGAAGACGCAGTAGTCGTTGATTTGTATAAACTCATCTGGAGAAAATGGCCTCTTGGCGTCTCCTCCTCTCACCCTCCCATTGTGTGCGAAGGTGAGAAAAACGCTCCACTCCTCCTGTGTAGCTGGAACATTGTGTTGGAATGTCAGCTGTCTCCCACACCCTTGAGTTAGTCACAGGTATCCAAGGACTTACCATATAATAAAAACCAAATCAACGCAAATATGTGTTGTCATAGCAGCGTGTCCTCTCGGTTTTAACTATAAGTTGTTTAGCCGGGATAGCTTGATGTCCTCTGCATAGTTTCAGGTATGCTTAGGTGGCAGGGTGTTAATAACCATTAATAACAATTTTCAGAGTATACTGTGCATTGAACTCCCCTCCCTAATGACTATATACAGTGTAGAATACAGTGGATTTGAGTCTCACAGTGAATCAATAGTTCTGCTTAATACTTTAATTTCAGTCAGGAATCTAAAGACCAGGGAGTTCCTTCTTTCATCGGCCAGCAGCGTCAACCACACAAAGTTGACACCTGTCACCCAGGTAGACATGATCAGTAGCTTAGACAGGGTTCACACGTCCCTCACGTTCTCTATCCTGCTGAGCTATTGGATTCAGGGAGAGGGCAAAAGTTTAATTATTACTTTATTACTTTTTATTTAACTTCTTATACAAGCTAGAGACATCCACGTGTAGAGCCCTAACACAATGTGAAAAATGTTCAGAAACTCTTCCTGTGATGGCACCAGGCAGAGAATTGAGGAGGAGTCTGACAGAAAACAGGAATCCATGTTATGGGCCATATAAGTCTTCCTTCTCTGTGCAACAGAAGCTGTAAGAAGAATCTTCAGAGGATTTCCGCAAACTACCGTAGGAAAACAGCCTGAAGGAGCTAGCTCAGTCATGCAGATCATGGCAAACCTTCTGCACTGGTCAGGTTGCCCCAACAGTCTCCAGCTCTCGTCTTTCatggggtggtgttgtgggtgtttgGTAATTTCAGGGTTTCAGTGTCAAAGGTCATTTCAGTTGATGTCCTAACCTGAATGACTCTGTATGCAACACTAACATGGAAAAGTGTAACTACAGGTACATATGAGCTGTTCTGTCCCAGCTGGTGAAGTAATAGAAAATCCTGAATCATATTTTCCTTTCATTCATGATGTTACATGTTAGCAACCCTGAGGCCTGCCTCATATACTCTCTGATGAGGTCATTAATGGACCATCCCTCTGTGTATACATAAGGAGAGTCACACCATTTTTCCTGGTTTGGTTGTTATGGTGATGGAGATTGGACCGGTCTGTCCTGTTTGGCAGGACAGAACATGCAGTTGCCATGGTGACAGTGTCATCATGCTTTGTAATGTTGAGAATGTCCTACGTGTTGCGGAGTGTCACTGAGCCCCTTACTCTGAAACTCTCATTACTCTTACTATGGTGGAATATGGTGGTCTTAGAGATGTCCTGAGGAAAACCAAACCATGGCTTAACTCATGTTATAGAAGTCTAACAAATCCCATACAATGTGAGAGAAAAAGAACTCTGGCAAGGTCTGCTTggcagcctacacacacacagacacacacacgcacacacagacacacagacacacacacacacacacacacacacacacacacacacacacacacacacatacctgtaaCATTTACATCTGTCTcccaatatataaaaaaaactgatGACATTCAACTGTCCGTCATTTGCTCCCTATATAAAGCCCAAAGGAGTTCTCCTCACAGGTGTTCTTCTCACAGGTGTTCTCCTCACAGATGTTCTTCCCACACATGTTCTCCTCACAGATGTTCTCCTCACAGATGTTCTCCTCACAGATGTTCTCCTCACAGGAGTTCTCCTCACAGGTGTTCTCCTCACAGGAGTTCTCCTCACAGGTGTTCTTCTCACAGGTGTTCTCCTCACAGATGTTCTTCCCACACATGTTCTCCTCACAGATGTTCTCCTCACAGATGTTCTCCTCACAGATGTTCTCCTCACAGGTGTTCTCCTCACAGGTGTTCTCCTCACAGGTGTTCTCCTCATAAGAGTTCTCCTCACTGGCGTTCTCCTCACAGGCATTCTCCTCACAGATGTTCTCCCCACAGCTGTGTGTTacacctcctgctgcttctccaTATCTCAGCACTTGTTCTGCCTGctgattttattatattttataattgtattatatttttatttttattatattgtaatGTTGTGAttgtatttaattttattattttattatattttatgatttaattgtatttaatgcctttattatattttatgattttattattGCAAAAAGgagctgggggtgagggggggagtGGTATCTTTATAAGGACCAGGGGTGCAGGGGGGGAGTGGTAACTTTATAAGGaccagggggtgagggggggagtGGTAACTTTATAAGGaccagggggtgagggggggagtGGTAACTTTATAAGGaccagggggtgagggggggagtGGTAACTTTATAAGGaccagggggtgagggggggagtGGTAACTTTATAAGGaccagggggtgagggggggagtGGTATCTTTATAAGGaccagggggtgaggggggggagtGGTAACTTTATAAGGaccagggggtgagggggggagtGGTATCTTTATAAGGaccagggggtgagggggggagtGGTAACTTTATAAGGaccagggggtgaggggggggagtGGTAACTTTATAAGGACCAGGGGTGCAGGGGGGGAGTGGTAACTTTATAAGGaccagggggtgaggggggggagtGGTATCTTTATAAGGaccagggggtgagggggggagtGGTAACTTTATAAGGaccagggggtgaggggggggagtGGTAACTTTATAAGGACCAGGGGTGCAGGGGGGGAGTGGTAACTTTATAAGGaccagggggtgagggggggagtGGTAACTTTATAAGGaccagggggtgagggggggagtGGTATCTTTATAAGGaccagggggtgagggggggagtGGTAACTTTATAAGGaccagggggtgagggggggagtGGTATCTTTATAAGGaccagggggtgaggggggggagtGGTAACTTTATAAGGaccagggggtgaggggggggagtGGTAACTTTATAAGGACCAGGGGTGCAGGGGGGGAGTGGTAACTTTATAAGGaccagggggtgagggggggagtGGTAACTTTATAAGGaccagggggtgagggggggagtGGTATCTTTATAAGGaccagggggtgaggggggggagtGGTAACTTTATAAGGaccagggggtgagggggggagtGGTATCTTTATAAGGaccagggggtgaggggggggagtGGTAACTTTATAAGGACCAGGGGGGCTTAAATATGGCAGGGATGATAAGACACAGGTGATAGATGACATCAGTACTGAGGTgactgagagtgagggagaggtagTGAGTGTGTAGGAGTCTCCCCTGAGCAGCAGCTTACTGTGACAATGATATTGTAtggttttattatattttatgattttattattttttatgaatgtatttttattgtaattgaaatatattttattttaattgtaatatatttttaccttttatttcattttatgcatttattatatgtaataattttattctattttaggattttaattcattttatgattttattatCGTCACGGTACAGCCtctggcccctccctttgggcagGTGTAGGTGTGGTCTATGTCTGGTTATGTCCAAATGTGCATTTAAGTGGGTGTGGTTCTACATGCGTGTgtcatctgtctcacctgtggctcgtgcGTTTTACACAgcgtcccgtgctcgtctttgtttagAGTCAGTGTGagtcctttcttttttttttctggcccacctccacccccccatctttggaggacaactttgttgtTATGTACAGATAAAATGATAACTGTATAATatcattctgtataatacagtgcaaTTGTGATAACAAtgattggggttaggtggaccataagaagatagaatatagaaaagaggggaaaagaaaagagggggagagaaaataaaaagggaaaagattgaagggcaggaaaaaaaacagctcaaatgaccactgcaaggAAGAGCAAAAAATAtacccaagacatatagcacaaatgactgtgatgtatgtgtatgtgtgagtgtgtgtttatgtgcaacataaaagtgcaacataggataaatgtacagaatgcaCTTACTAGCAAGGGTAGAAAGTTGTGACAATATTCCCAAAGAGaccagaggcagacagagaaagacccgggaatcccacccgcccgcagcccctccaggagcagtggagttcCAGGGccacacttcccagtgacccccgcaTGCCCGCACCAGTGGGCGGGAGggggagaccccggacagcccccccccccccccccccccagccaaggagcgcaggtccaggagaaccagaggaaacagagcctaCCCCAAggatgtcccccccccccccaatcatgGGCCAGTAGCAAAGCCCCAGCGCCACGCGCCCCAGAGAGCCACCCATCAaccggcagggcccccctcccATCAAGGAGCTCCGGgccgccccggaccacaacTGCCCAGGGTAGCGGCCCAACCGTCACGTCGGAGCACCAAGCCAGGCCCTGAAACCCCAAGGCGCCCTCCCTCTGGAGGGGAGcagtaaccacaggggagcagccgggagTGGACCGGGCATGACTagcccccgacccagaaccagctgtcctcacacatacactcaaactcatttacatttacccccatatatacacccctacatacatacacacacccccttatatacaccctcattatgtatacacctacacacatccatacacacacacacacacacacacacacccacagtcaCCCTCATATATAGACCCTCATACCTCATACATACAtcacatatacacctacacacacatgtacatccacacaaacatacattcccacacacattcacccacacccatatacactcttacggacatatatacacccacaaatgTACTTGTACATTGAcccctatatatacacacacacacccatatacacttgctagctggctcattgagcattGAGCGCACCCCCCTCgaggcagggagcggtcgatCCAAGGAGACTAGGGGGACACTCCACTTCGCCACTGCATCCAAGCCcagacccccaccaccccctccacagaGAGTAGCCGGTctggacatccacattcacctaGACACatattcacccacacacacgtatacacccacacacattcatcccatatatacatctccacacacatatacacccacacacctttgTCCCATATGCACAACACACTCATGTAagcacccacaaccataccaatcgcacaaTAGAGTCAGTGTGAGTCTAACTCGTGCATGTTAACTTTGTAGCTAATATTGTCATTAAACATTGTTGAATCTGGAATGTCGACTCAGCATCCTGCCTCATTCCACGACCGTGACAATGATATGTTATAAACATATTATATTTTAGGATTTTATTGCTTTTTTTGGGTTAGTAATTTGCTGCTGTGCTTTTCTGTTTCCGTTGTCTTGCTATTATGGACAAAAAGATCCTTATCCTTTTTTtttacctccctccctccttctctttctcttttttgtccactttttaaaatgcaatttttaaattgtatttgtaCTGTACATATACTGTGTTTGATATTCAGTTGCCTTTCTAAGTAACTATTTTCACAGTTGAAACATGTTTACCATCAGAACTACTAACTATGACATCACAGTGTTTGTGATGGTTCTGACAGGAATCTGTTGCTATGGTAAAGGAAGCAGTGAGAATTTTGGATGGTGGGctccacacgccacacacaagGCTCAAACTCGCTGCAGCTCACTGCttacattaataaaataatgaGGCCTGAGAGGAGAGACCCGGGGACACTGCAGGTAGGACACCCCTAGATCCACAGCTAGAATACACACTCATGTCATCATCCAAAATGTTCCAGACCTGCTATGAAgtgtctactactactactactacacacacacacacacccgttagAACGGGCTCATGGTGGTAGGTTATGTTGGAGAGCACTGAATGTGTCTGTATTTGTGGTTCTGTCGTGCGCtggatgggtgggtggtgtTTGATACTCTGAACGGGTCGTAGTGTTTGAAACACTTCCATAAATGTAGTACTACTGAGTATCAGTGGGCACACGTGCATTTTCACAGTTATGCAGGTGAGCTAATGCTGAAGGTTGCTGTTGATATGTAGAACATGCAGAATCCTCTGAAGACCCTGATGCCGGTGAATGCCAGCAGACGCAGGGTGGTGGACAAGCAGCTGGATCCGCTCATCTTCTGCTGGAGGCAAAAGGAGCAGCAGGCTGGAGTTCAGTCACCCTCCCTGAGCTACTGTGAGGAGCAGACCCAACACGCCACACCCCAGATCACCTGCCATGCCAACTCGCTCTCACCCTTCTACACGGTGGGGAAACCCACCTGCGGCTACCGCTTTTCGTGGAGCACGGACCATAGGCGTCGACACACGGGCATCGCACCCAGCAACATTGTTATGTGGAGAAGCACTTCAAAATAAAGCAACAGCTCCAAACAGCTTTCTGACCTCTAGCCTCTGGTGCCCTGGGCGTgcactaatcaatatgccacacAGTGGTGATCTCCACATGGTGCAGGTGGACTAGGGTTCTAGGTGGTGTATTTGTACAGCTGTGATTTGAAAATTATGGCAAAAACAGAGGAGATGAATGTGTGTAAGTCGCTAGCTGTGCTGTAAATTTATGACGTGCTGTAAATGTTTGACATGTGCTATACATTTATGACATGTGCTGTAAATGTTTGAGCCCTCTGGACTCACCTTTGGACAAATTTGAGAAATTCTTCAGTTAAAAGAATTAATCTAAAGCCTCAAACAATGTTCAACACGTTTTATATTAATGACATAAGAAGGAGTCAAACAATCCAAATTGCTTGCATAATGTCCACTCAGTGATGTCCTGTTCATGTCTTCATTCAGAATGGTTTGTACAAGACAAACAAGTTATATTTTAAATGCTGATTTTATGCTAAAAGGctgattttaaatgttttttttccaaatacgGCCCCACATTTTTCACTTTATTGTCCTGGATGGTGGACTCCTAAAATATACCTAAATTCATTTTAATcacttcacatttgtattaatgGACTTTTGTAAGTCAGACTGTGATGGCTTAAGTGGATAAATGGTGTACGTCTTTAGAGGCAGTTATAGAAGACAGAAAGtagagggaacagtggtgagaCAAGGTATTTGCATAATTTTTCCAAATCCTGCAGTGAACAAATTTCCACAAATGTAAAACCTGTTTGACATTCCCTACAAGAGGATTGCTGGATACAAGGATGCAAGTTTAAAAGTCTTCTTAAAGTCTCCCTCAGTACTTCAAATTGAATATTGACACAGAAgtatcacatcacacacattctGTGCATCGTACGAAACTCTAAGACAACAAAGCCACAGTTCTCAACCAACAGAGGTGAACGCAAGGCAAGTttgtttatatagcacctttcatacacactggtaattcaaagtgctttacacttTGAAGCTGATTACGACCCAAGGtctatcaccttgggaaggAAGGTGTTGAAGAGTTAACCAGTTCCATAATATGGAAATACAATTTACATATCAGACTGGTGGCAAAGTGCCTCAGAGGTCTGCGGTCTGGAACTACGTAGAGGAGTGATGCACTTCAGCACTCTCCTGTCttatgctgagtgtgtgtgtgtgtgtgtgtgtgtgtgtgtgtgtgtgtgtgtgtgtgtgtgtgtgtgtgtggactactGCTGAGCTTTGGTTGCTCCTGAACACTTCCATCTCACAATCATAATAAAGTGgcattataataatatattttttattattatatagcATCTGTAAGTGTGGGGCTGAAAGGATCATTCAGCAGACACCACACTGTAACTGCAGGCTATAACATGAACAGCTGAAACTACACTGAGTGTGAGGAACTACCTATCACGTTTTGcattctgagagagagaggaagaggaagatggtAACAGGTTGATTTAATAAACATAATAGGAAGAATACGGCAGCAGTACAAAGACACCGTGAGAAAGTGAAGGGGAAAATTCACTGAAATAAAAAGTAGAGTTACAAGGAATAACAACCATGACACGACAAGACATGACAGGTTCATAACAGGACACATGTGACCTGTGTGACCCTAGACACATGTGATCCTGGACATGTGTGATGCTGGTGTAGTGTAGAATGGTAGAATCTTTTTCTTTATGGTTCATGCTCTTAATCTTAATTTTATTATCTTCGTGTCCGTCTTTTCAAAATTTTGTTGGGGCGGAAGACAttaaatttgtttgttttgacaaACTTTACATTCTATTATGAAGGAAATAACTTATGCTTGGGCAGAACAGTACATACAGTTATATGAAAAAGTACAAAGTACACCCTCTGGGGTTAAATGACACACTCTTAGGGAACACCCTCTTTGAATTCTATGGGTTTATTCATCAGGACTTTAGCAGGTTTTAATTAGGTAAATACATGTGTTTACTCAAATACATGTATGGTAATTCTCAACTTACACCACACAACAGATTCCACCATGTCATTATTTAACAATAATGAAGCCCAAATGGAGAAGCCATGTGTGAAAAACTGTCACCCCATGAATCAACAGAGTTAGCAGTAataatttttcactcgttttCTGTTCAGTGTCTCATACTTCTGAAGGAATTTTGTCCAACTCTTTACAAGCCTCACATCAGTTCATTGAAATTTGTGGGCATTTGTTTATACTCAGCTCTTTTAAGGTCTCACCACACACTTCTGTTTGGTGAAGGTTTGGACATTACCTGGGCCACCACAACACTTCAGTTGGGTGGAGGTCTGGACATTGACTGGGCCACCACAGCACTTCAGTTGGGTGGAGGTCTGGACATTGACCTTCATTTATTTCCTTTCAGCCGTTCTGTTGTAGatttctgctgtgtgtgggaTCAGTGGCCTGTTATATGACCTCACACCAGACTCTACAATACTTTGGTATACCAAGGACACTGGGATAGACTCACTCTGATTTTCATAATGACATGATGTAATTTGTGACGTTGGAGGCTGTTTTTACTTCATTTTAAGACTTGCTAAGCATCAGatcatttttgtttttatgcTTTGATATGTGCTTTAATTGTATTTTACTTCAAGGTATATAACAGTACTCGTTAGGAAACATAGCATAACCAGATGTAAAGTCAGTTTAGATGTAGAGATAATGTTAGAGATAGGAGTATATCTACACTTGCTAATTTATCTCCCACAGTTACGAATGCTAGACTCTCCCATACTTGTCTTTCATTGATCTCCTTTTCAGTGGCAGATCTAGGATTTTTCTGGGTAAGGGACTTATGGGGGGTGGTTAAGAACATTTTAGCCTGATTCACTAAACATAGTGAAAATATTGCTAAATTGTCGATACTACTGCCGCTTTATCGCCATTCACAAAATGACATGTCTCACACGCCTCCTTTAGGAGGGCCTTAGTGGGAGTCAAGGATGCTGTGACATGGGGTACtgccctcaccccccccccccccccaaccccaccccagaACCGCATCTGCTCCTTTTATATCAGACACACTGGAAACATTTAGAATCTCTGAGTCTTGTTACTTGCTACTAAATTCGTGCAGAtttagtgacatctgctggctTCTGTTCACACTCACAAGCTTCTGTATGATACAAAAACTTTtagagggagggaggtttgagagagagggggggagataAAGTGAGAGAGTACGTTACGTTGCTAAAATGTAGATTTTGCTGCTGCCATGTAATCAACTGAAAAGCTGTAAATATCAACTTTATGGGTGTTATCCCTTGGTTGATGGCTGATTCTGTGACTTTTAATTCAGTGTTCACTGTCACCAGATCTTTCTCCAAGTTCATGTTTATTTTCATCACTAGCCTATTGGTTACAGGCTAAGCAAAATAGCTAGGCTAATAATCTATTTTTATAGTGTCCAAGCTAATAGTTTACTGCTAACTAGCATAACAAACAATTAACAAACGAAAGTTATATCTTCATTTGCACAAATCctacaaatgcgatgccacGCGATTGCAGTGGTTTAAATTACTCTGATGACATGGATGAGCATTCACCgataaacataaatatataataataattcctTTACGTTtacagtgctgtcgttaactgtctaccactgtagattca containing:
- the LOC143526921 gene encoding uncharacterized protein LOC143526921, translating into MRPERRDPGTLQNMQNPLKTLMPVNASRRRVVDKQLDPLIFCWRQKEQQAGVQSPSLSYCEEQTQHATPQITCHANSLSPFYTVGKPTCGYRFSWSTDHRRRHTGIAPSNIVMWRSTSK